In Theobroma cacao cultivar B97-61/B2 chromosome 7, Criollo_cocoa_genome_V2, whole genome shotgun sequence, the genomic window ATTGATATTTCTGCTGCAGAGATTTCGGATTCCATTCCAAGTTGGTTTTGGAACGTATTTTCATTTGGCACGCGCAGCGTAAATCTGTCTTTCAACCAGATCAGCGGTACTTTGCCGAATAACAGGATTGCTATCCTTTTTCTTGACTTAAGCTCTAATAATTTAACAGGTCCATTGCCACAAATGACAAATTTGTTGGTTACCTTGAAcctttccaaaaataaattttctggtTCAATCAATTCAATTTGCCACATTCCTGCTAGAGTATTGAACTTGCTTGATCTCTCAAATAACCTATTTTCTGGAGTGGTTCCCGATTGCTTGGCAAGATGGCAGGACTCACTTAAAGCTTTGAATTTGGCTGAGAACAATTTGTCAGGCTCAATTCCAAGATCGATTGGATCACTTATTAGTCTTCAAATGCTCAGTTTACGCAGCAATAGCTTCTCAGGACCATTTCCTTCATCCTTAGGGAATTGTTGGGGCTTGAAATTTTTGGACTTCAGTGATAACAAATTATCAGGAAATATACCTGAGTGGATGGGGGAAAGTTTCTCATCATTGATTTTTCTAAGCCTCCAAACCAATAAATTTAATGGAACGATACCTCATCAAATTTGTGGCTTGAATAATATTCAAATCTTGGATCTCTCTGTAAACAAATTATCTGGTACCCTACCACGATGTCTCAATAAATTCACTTCTATGGCTCAAGACATGAACTTAAGCAGAACAATTGAGCATtccatttcaagaaaattggATCCTAATTCAGTTTTTATTGATGTCAACTATGTTGATGAGGCACTGTTTAcatggaaaggaaagaagCAAAAGTATGCAAAAATTCTTGGACTATTATTAGCCATTGATCTTTCAAATAATAGATTAACAGGAGAGATTCCTAAAGAACTAACTAGTCTCCGACAATTGGTTGCATTGAATTtatcaagaaattttttgaGTGGCAAAATCCCTGGGAAGATTGGGCAATTGAGACAATTACAAGCTCTTGATTTGTCAAGAAACAATTTTTCTGGAGGCATCCCATCAAGCTTGTCTGAGTTAACATTTTTGTCTACCTTGGACTTATCCTATAATTATTTATCGGGAAAAATTCCAACAGGAACTCAGATACAACTCTTTGATCCTTCAACATTTTCCCATAATCACGGACTTTGTGGACCTCCAGTTACACCAAATTGCTCAGGATCAGCGGAAACACCTCAAGGTCAACCAAGAAGAGGTCAGGATGATTTTGATGAATTCAGAAAATGGTTTTATGCTGGGATGGGACTTGGTTTTATCGTGGGTTTTTGGGGTATTTGTGGTGCCTTATTGTTCAAGCGTTCCTGGAGGCACTCCTACTTCCGTTTCTTGGACAACATGAAAGACTGGCTGTACGTTAGATTTGTTTTACAGAAGGCAAGGTTGGAGAGGAGAATTCGAACCTGAGAGGTACCAGTCTTTCAATAAGTTCAGGAAGGTAAAAACTTTTTATCACAtttactttctctttttcttttgaaaaaaaaattgatttagcTTTGATATGGTTGTATTATTTTCAGGTGTAGCTGGGACTACAACTGAAGGTGATTTTTCAGGCCTCCGGGACTACAACTGAAATGTGTGTAACTGTCTGAAGGTGTGGCTTATTTCGCTATTTGTAAGATGCCAATAGAAGGGTTCATAGTTCCTTTTAGTTTGATCCCTGTACAAATGGTGTCAATCTCTGTTTGCAAATACTCAAGCCTAGGCCTATATGATTTTCTACGTATTAGTGtaatgattttcttttgatcTTGTTTGATTTTCTCACACATTGCTCCTGTGTATTTGTTACTTTACAtgtatttctttcttttgcagTGATTTGCCTTAGTAGAAACTGTATACATTTATTTTGGACTAAGCTTTCTATAGCAAATTAAGTTCTTGGTTCTTTTTGAAAATGCAAATTAAGTGCTTGttactattaatattttaacttaattttcaaaaaagctcctaaatttgttaaaaaaatttaaat contains:
- the LOC18593931 gene encoding LRR receptor-like serine/threonine-protein kinase GSO1, encoding MSGDKYSIHLLLVLFLALVFLLQKSTKADVLVQCKESERQALLDFKQSLAAESVMDFGISSWGSENDERDCCTWIGVECCNNTGHVIKLDLSYLIGSVKEISDSIPSWFWNVFSFGTRSVNLSFNQISGTLPNNRIAILFLDLSSNNLTGPLPQMTNLLVTLNLSKNKFSGSINSICHIPARVLNLLDLSNNLFSGVVPDCLARWQDSLKALNLAENNLSGSIPRSIGSLISLQMLSLRSNSFSGPFPSSLGNCWGLKFLDFSDNKLSGNIPEWMGESFSSLIFLSLQTNKFNGTIPHQICGLNNIQILDLSVNKLSGTLPRCLNKFTSMAQDMNLSRTIEHSISRKLDPNSVFIDVNYVDEALFTWKGKKQKYAKILGLLLAIDLSNNRLTGEIPKELTSLRQLVALNLSRNFLSGKIPGKIGQLRQLQALDLSRNNFSGGIPSSLSELTFLSTLDLSYNYLSGKIPTGTQIQLFDPSTFSHNHGLCGPPVTPNCSGSAETPQGQPRRGQDDFDEFRKWFYAGMGLGFIVGFWGICGALLFKRSWRHSYFRFLDNMKDWLYVRFVLQKARLERRIRT